The following coding sequences are from one Fimbriimonadaceae bacterium window:
- the rplE gene encoding 50S ribosomal protein L5, with amino-acid sequence MKKVYRETVVPKLKEQFQYKSSMEVPRLVKVVVNMGTGIEEKELENSVRDMQAVTGQKPVTTVSRKSISQFKLRENMKIGCMVTLRGDRAYHFLDKLCTVALPRIRDFQGLSPKSFDGRGNYSLGLKEQLVFPEINYDTFDKIRGMDITIVTTARNDDEGRAFLKLMGLPLRDK; translated from the coding sequence CTGAAGAAGGTGTACCGCGAAACCGTCGTCCCCAAGCTGAAGGAGCAGTTCCAGTACAAGTCGTCCATGGAAGTGCCGCGCCTGGTCAAGGTCGTGGTCAACATGGGCACCGGTATCGAAGAGAAGGAGCTGGAAAACAGCGTGCGCGACATGCAGGCCGTCACCGGGCAAAAGCCGGTCACCACGGTCAGCCGCAAGTCCATCTCCCAGTTCAAGCTCCGCGAGAACATGAAGATCGGGTGCATGGTCACGCTGCGTGGCGACCGCGCCTACCACTTCTTGGACAAGCTGTGCACCGTGGCCCTGCCGCGGATCCGCGACTTCCAGGGGCTTTCTCCGAAGAGCTTCGACGGTCGTGGCAACTATTCCCTCGGCCTGAAGGAGCAGTTGGTGTTCCCGGAGATCAACTACGACACATTCGACAAGATCCGCGGTATGGACATCACGATCGTGACCACCGCCCGGAACGATGACGAAGGACGGGCCTTCCTCAAGCTGATGGGCCTGCCGCTCCGCGACAAGTAA
- the rplX gene encoding 50S ribosomal protein L24: MPTKAEIKKLSHKIKLKVRTGDKVVIIAGKDKGQIGTVAAVAPKENKAIVLAENPENPEVPVPLNAAVKHRKARFQGEKSARLRIPVPIDISNLMVIDPATDKPSRLGRRLEDGKVVRYAKKSGKTIVDTPNITKES; encoded by the coding sequence ATGCCGACCAAAGCAGAAATCAAGAAACTGAGCCACAAGATCAAGCTCAAAGTCCGCACTGGCGACAAGGTCGTCATCATCGCCGGAAAGGACAAGGGCCAGATCGGCACCGTCGCCGCGGTTGCTCCGAAAGAGAACAAGGCGATCGTGCTGGCCGAGAACCCGGAGAACCCGGAAGTGCCGGTGCCGCTGAACGCGGCCGTGAAGCACCGCAAGGCCCGGTTCCAGGGGGAGAAGTCGGCCCGGCTCCGGATCCCTGTGCCCATCGACATCAGCAACCTGATGGTCATCGACCCCGCCACCGACAAGCCCAGCCGCCTCGGCCGGCGCTTGGAGGACGGTAAGGTCGTCCGCTACGCCAAGAAGAGCGGCAAGACCATCGTCGACACCCCGAACATCACCAAGGAGAGTTGA
- the rplN gene encoding 50S ribosomal protein L14, whose protein sequence is MIQQFTRLKVADNSGAREIMCIRVLKGSQPRYGTVGDVIVASVKAATPNMPVKKGDVIKAVIVRTKKAVRRRDGSTLRFDDNAAVVINPQNMEPRGTRIFGPVARELRDANFMKIVSLAPEVV, encoded by the coding sequence ATGATCCAACAGTTCACAAGGTTGAAAGTGGCCGACAATTCGGGCGCGCGCGAAATCATGTGCATCCGCGTCCTGAAGGGGTCGCAACCGCGCTATGGCACCGTCGGTGACGTCATCGTCGCCTCGGTGAAGGCCGCCACGCCCAACATGCCCGTCAAGAAGGGCGACGTCATCAAGGCCGTCATCGTCCGCACGAAGAAGGCCGTCCGCCGCCGCGACGGCAGCACCCTGCGCTTTGACGACAACGCCGCCGTGGTCATCAACCCGCAGAACATGGAACCGCGCGGCACACGCATCTTTGGGCCCGTCGCCCGCGAATTGCGCGACGCCAACTTCATGAAGATCGTTTCCCTCGCGCCGGAGGTGGTTTGA
- the rpsQ gene encoding 30S ribosomal protein S17 has translation MAGTENTTEARGRRKVRRGVVASNKMTKTVTVRLDRAYQHPLYGKTVRTSAKVKAHDEIGCDIGDTVEIMETRPLSRDKRWRVTKIIEKVK, from the coding sequence ATGGCCGGAACCGAGAACACCACCGAGGCCAGGGGCCGCCGGAAAGTCCGCCGCGGCGTCGTCGCGAGCAACAAGATGACCAAGACGGTCACCGTCCGCCTGGACCGTGCTTACCAGCACCCCCTGTACGGCAAGACTGTCCGCACCTCCGCCAAGGTGAAAGCCCATGACGAAATCGGGTGCGACATCGGAGACACCGTCGAGATCATGGAGACGAGGCCGCTCAGCCGCGACAAGCGCTGGCGCGTCACCAAGATCATCGAGAAAGTGAAGTGA
- the rpmC gene encoding 50S ribosomal protein L29 has translation MKALKATNLREKSVPELEELVRQERAALYKARRDLVFRQMTDTASLKVRRHNIARLLTLIGEKKKGADA, from the coding sequence ATGAAAGCCCTGAAAGCCACTAACCTGCGCGAGAAATCGGTCCCCGAGCTCGAAGAGCTGGTGCGCCAAGAGCGCGCCGCCCTCTACAAGGCCCGGCGCGACCTGGTTTTCCGGCAGATGACCGACACGGCCAGCCTGAAGGTGCGACGCCACAACATCGCCCGCCTGCTGACCCTGATCGGCGAGAAGAAGAAGGGAGCTGACGCCTGA
- the rplP gene encoding 50S ribosomal protein L16, whose translation MLMPKRTKFRKQFRGRMRGNAERGGTVSFGDYGLIALQPAWITSRQIEAARIAMTRHIKRGGKVWIRVFPDKPYTKKPLEQRMGKGKAGVEGWVAVVKPGKVMFEMNGVDVATAREAMRLAQHKLPIDTKFVTKEEYQEAAGL comes from the coding sequence ATGTTGATGCCTAAGAGGACCAAGTTCCGCAAGCAGTTCCGTGGCCGCATGCGCGGCAACGCCGAACGTGGCGGCACGGTCAGCTTTGGCGACTACGGCCTGATCGCCCTGCAGCCGGCCTGGATCACCAGCCGCCAGATCGAAGCGGCCCGTATCGCCATGACCCGCCACATCAAGCGCGGCGGCAAGGTCTGGATCCGGGTCTTCCCCGACAAGCCCTACACCAAGAAGCCGTTGGAACAACGCATGGGTAAGGGTAAGGCGGGTGTCGAAGGCTGGGTGGCGGTTGTGAAACCGGGCAAGGTGATGTTCGAGATGAACGGCGTCGACGTGGCCACGGCCCGCGAAGCCATGCGCCTGGCCCAGCACAAGCTGCCGATCGACACCAAGTTCGTGACGAAGGAAGAGTATCAGGAGGCGGCCGGACTCTGA
- the rpsC gene encoding 30S ribosomal protein S3 translates to MGQKIHPNGFRLGVIRGHDSHWFYPKKQYRHAIVSDDKVRKFLLEKIGKGLVSRVEIERAANRVKVTIFTSRPGAVIGRGGKGIDQLSQDLNAMARKEDPTAQVQVNVSEVRQPELDAQLVAENIAVQLEKRISHRRAMRQSMTRAQRLNGRGMKIMVSGRLNGAEIARQELDKFGKVPLHTLRADIDYGYAIAYTIYGTVGVKVWVYRGEVLPEKQLAQMHENFNARPRRQREDRGPREDRGPREEQPKEETTHVDA, encoded by the coding sequence ATGGGTCAGAAAATCCACCCCAACGGCTTCCGGCTCGGCGTGATCCGTGGCCACGACAGCCACTGGTTCTATCCGAAGAAGCAGTACCGCCACGCCATCGTCTCCGACGACAAAGTGCGCAAGTTCTTGCTGGAGAAGATCGGCAAGGGCTTGGTCAGCCGCGTCGAGATCGAGCGCGCCGCCAACCGCGTCAAGGTGACCATCTTCACCTCGCGGCCCGGTGCCGTCATCGGCCGCGGCGGCAAGGGCATCGACCAACTGAGCCAAGACCTGAACGCGATGGCCCGGAAGGAAGACCCGACCGCCCAGGTGCAGGTCAACGTCAGCGAGGTGCGCCAGCCCGAGCTTGACGCCCAACTGGTCGCCGAGAACATCGCCGTCCAACTCGAAAAGCGGATCAGCCACCGGCGGGCCATGCGCCAGTCCATGACCCGTGCGCAACGCCTGAACGGCCGTGGCATGAAGATCATGGTCAGCGGCCGGCTCAACGGTGCGGAAATCGCCCGCCAAGAGCTCGACAAGTTCGGCAAGGTGCCCCTGCACACCCTGCGTGCTGACATCGACTATGGCTACGCCATCGCTTACACGATCTACGGCACCGTCGGCGTGAAGGTGTGGGTGTACCGCGGCGAAGTGTTGCCCGAAAAGCAACTGGCCCAGATGCACGAGAACTTCAACGCCCGGCCCCGCCGACAGCGCGAAGACCGTGGCCCCCGCGAGGACCGCGGCCCTCGCGAAGAACAACCCAAGGAGGAAACCACCCATGTTGATGCCTAA
- the rplV gene encoding 50S ribosomal protein L22: protein MEVRAVAKFVKCKPLMVRQVAREIRGARAVEAANQLRFKPGKGAFHLHKVLMSAIANAEANHELDADTLKISEIRIDEGPKAKRIQARAMGRANRILKRTAHITVVVEDAPVEGKVKPHGTQPKKRPTLAAPKGRSKAAAKAKKEEAVVEETVVETPVEETVVEETVVESPVEEVVADAAAEEKKED from the coding sequence ATGGAAGTCCGAGCAGTCGCAAAATTCGTCAAGTGCAAGCCCTTGATGGTCCGCCAGGTGGCCCGCGAGATCCGCGGCGCCCGGGCGGTCGAAGCTGCCAACCAACTGCGGTTCAAGCCCGGCAAGGGCGCGTTTCACCTGCACAAGGTGCTGATGAGCGCGATCGCCAACGCCGAGGCCAACCACGAGCTTGACGCCGACACCCTCAAGATCAGCGAGATCCGCATCGACGAGGGCCCGAAGGCGAAGCGCATCCAAGCCCGCGCCATGGGCCGGGCCAACCGGATCCTCAAGCGCACCGCGCACATCACCGTCGTCGTCGAAGACGCGCCGGTCGAAGGCAAGGTCAAGCCGCACGGCACCCAGCCGAAGAAGCGTCCGACCCTAGCCGCGCCGAAGGGCCGGTCCAAGGCCGCCGCGAAGGCGAAGAAGGAAGAAGCCGTGGTCGAGGAGACCGTGGTGGAGACTCCGGTGGAAGAGACCGTCGTCGAAGAGACCGTGGTAGAGAGCCCGGTCGAGGAAGTAGTGGCCGACGCAGCGGCCGAGGAGAAAAAGGAAGACTAA
- the rpsS gene encoding 30S ribosomal protein S19 — translation MARSLKKGYFIDSHLIEKVEAMNKSGEKRIIKTWSRRSTIVPDMIGHTIGVHDGRKHIPVFVTENMIGHKLGEFSPTRTYRGHDGSLPERGVKIR, via the coding sequence ATGGCACGAAGTCTTAAGAAGGGTTACTTTATCGACTCCCACCTCATCGAGAAGGTGGAGGCGATGAACAAGTCCGGTGAAAAGAGGATCATCAAGACCTGGTCCCGCCGCAGCACGATCGTCCCCGACATGATCGGGCACACGATCGGCGTGCACGACGGCCGCAAGCACATCCCGGTGTTTGTCACCGAGAACATGATCGGGCACAAGCTCGGCGAGTTCTCCCCGACGCGCACCTACCGCGGGCACGACGGCAGCCTTCCGGAAAGGGGGGTCAAGATCCGGTAG
- the rplB gene encoding 50S ribosomal protein L2, with the protein MPTKRVKPTSPGRRHQIVSTYSEITKSKPEKSLLAPIKKSGGRNATGRITMKNRGGGNKRRYRIIDFKRNKDGVAAKVVAIEYDPNRTCRIALLEYADNERRYILAPKGLVVGSDVESGPESDILPGNCLPLRNVPLGTLVHNIELQPARGGQMVRSAGAAAQVMAKEGNYCTLRLPSGEMRMVHLDCRATVGEVGNAEHENEQLGKAGKNRGKGRKPHVRGVVMSPRDHPHGGGEAKSPVGRKKGPVDRWGNKAQGRRTRSNKRTDRFIVRRRPENKG; encoded by the coding sequence ATGCCGACCAAACGCGTCAAACCAACCTCCCCCGGCCGACGGCACCAGATCGTCAGCACGTACTCGGAGATCACCAAGAGCAAGCCGGAAAAGAGCCTGCTCGCCCCGATCAAGAAGTCTGGCGGCCGCAACGCCACCGGACGCATCACGATGAAGAACCGTGGTGGCGGCAACAAGCGCCGCTACCGCATCATCGACTTCAAGCGCAACAAGGACGGCGTGGCGGCGAAGGTCGTCGCGATCGAATACGATCCGAACCGCACCTGCCGCATCGCCCTGCTGGAGTACGCCGACAACGAGCGCCGCTACATCCTGGCCCCCAAGGGCCTGGTGGTGGGGTCGGACGTCGAGAGCGGGCCGGAAAGCGACATCTTGCCGGGGAACTGCCTTCCCCTGCGCAACGTCCCCTTGGGAACGCTCGTGCACAACATCGAGCTCCAACCCGCCCGCGGCGGCCAGATGGTGCGCAGCGCCGGCGCCGCCGCCCAGGTGATGGCCAAGGAGGGCAACTACTGCACCCTGCGCCTGCCGAGCGGCGAGATGCGGATGGTCCATCTGGACTGCCGCGCCACCGTCGGCGAGGTCGGCAACGCCGAGCACGAGAACGAGCAGCTCGGTAAGGCCGGCAAGAACCGGGGCAAGGGCCGCAAGCCGCACGTCCGCGGTGTCGTCATGAGCCCGCGCGACCACCCCCACGGTGGTGGTGAGGCGAAGTCGCCCGTCGGCCGTAAGAAAGGCCCGGTCGACCGCTGGGGCAACAAGGCGCAAGGGCGCCGCACGCGCTCGAACAAGCGCACCGACCGGTTCATCGTCCGCCGGAGGCCGGAGAACAAGGGCTGA
- a CDS encoding 50S ribosomal protein L23, giving the protein MSLSLGPVNVDAEKAQRTYTYIVAETANKIEIKEAFEAIYNAGRKKDEFVTVADVRTVKKHGKMRRVGQRAKGKKPDAKKALITLAAGQMLEDYTV; this is encoded by the coding sequence ATGTCCCTGAGCCTCGGCCCGGTGAACGTCGACGCCGAAAAGGCTCAGCGCACGTACACCTACATCGTCGCCGAGACGGCCAACAAGATCGAGATCAAGGAAGCCTTTGAGGCGATCTACAACGCGGGCCGGAAGAAGGACGAGTTCGTGACCGTCGCGGACGTGCGTACCGTCAAGAAGCACGGCAAGATGCGCCGTGTCGGCCAACGCGCCAAGGGCAAGAAGCCCGACGCCAAGAAGGCCCTGATCACCCTGGCCGCAGGCCAAATGCTCGAGGACTACACGGTTTAA
- the rplD gene encoding 50S ribosomal protein L4, which yields MATLEIKDKKGKVVGKHNVADAVASTQVNKGTVHRVVVTEEANARQGTQSAKTRSEVRGGGRKPYKQKKTGNARQGTTRAPHWAHGGMALAVKPRSYSKKVNVKERRLATIAAFASQVEAGNVVVVDTIAFAAPKTKDATAFLAAVGVSDVKRVLVVLTEHDEATYKSFRNIPGVEVRTAPNRDGKGEPFSTRDLLLARKIVISQDALKRAEATWTGQEAKA from the coding sequence ATGGCCACACTCGAGATTAAAGACAAGAAGGGCAAGGTCGTCGGCAAGCACAACGTCGCCGACGCCGTCGCCAGCACCCAGGTCAACAAGGGCACGGTCCACCGCGTCGTGGTGACCGAAGAGGCCAACGCCCGCCAAGGCACGCAGAGCGCCAAGACGCGCAGCGAAGTCCGGGGCGGCGGTCGCAAGCCCTATAAGCAGAAGAAGACCGGCAACGCCCGCCAAGGCACCACCCGCGCGCCGCACTGGGCGCACGGTGGCATGGCGTTGGCGGTGAAGCCGCGCAGCTACAGCAAGAAGGTCAACGTCAAGGAGCGGCGCCTCGCCACGATCGCGGCGTTCGCCAGCCAGGTGGAGGCAGGGAACGTGGTCGTCGTCGACACCATCGCTTTCGCGGCTCCCAAGACGAAGGACGCCACGGCGTTCCTTGCCGCGGTCGGCGTCAGCGACGTCAAGCGCGTCCTGGTGGTCCTGACCGAGCACGACGAGGCGACTTACAAGAGTTTCCGCAACATCCCCGGTGTCGAAGTTCGCACCGCCCCCAACCGGGACGGCAAAGGCGAACCGTTCAGCACCCGGGACCTGCTCTTGGCGCGCAAGATCGTCATCAGCCAGGACGCCCTGAAACGGGCGGAGGCCACGTGGACCGGCCAGGAGGCAAAAGCGTGA
- the rplC gene encoding 50S ribosomal protein L3, with amino-acid sequence MLPGILGTKIGMTNVFGEDGRMIPVTVIEAGPVYVTQIKTPDKDGYSAVQVGFQEISDKNLTFPKHGHLKKAGVKSNLRHLREFRVEKLDGYELGQEIKTDIFSEGDDIDVVGTSKGRGFAGGVKRYHFKGQHMTHGYMTHRRPLSSGATGPQRVFKGTRKPGHMGDATVTQQGLKVVKVDAERNLILVSGSVPGANGSLVTVQKTKRAN; translated from the coding sequence ATGCTTCCGGGAATCTTAGGCACGAAAATCGGCATGACGAACGTCTTCGGTGAAGACGGTCGCATGATCCCGGTCACCGTCATCGAGGCGGGGCCGGTCTACGTCACCCAGATCAAGACGCCCGACAAGGACGGCTACAGTGCCGTGCAGGTCGGTTTCCAAGAGATCAGCGACAAGAACCTCACCTTCCCCAAACACGGCCACCTCAAGAAGGCCGGGGTGAAGAGCAACCTGCGCCACCTGCGTGAGTTCCGCGTGGAGAAGCTGGACGGCTACGAACTCGGCCAAGAGATCAAGACCGACATCTTCAGCGAGGGCGACGACATCGACGTGGTCGGCACCAGCAAGGGCCGCGGCTTCGCCGGCGGCGTCAAGCGCTACCACTTCAAGGGGCAGCACATGACCCACGGCTACATGACCCACCGCCGTCCGCTCAGCTCGGGCGCCACGGGGCCGCAGCGCGTCTTCAAGGGCACCCGCAAGCCGGGCCACATGGGTGACGCGACCGTGACCCAGCAAGGGCTGAAGGTCGTCAAGGTCGACGCCGAGCGCAACCTGATCTTGGTCAGCGGCAGCGTCCCGGGCGCCAACGGCAGCCTGGTCACCGTGCAGAAGACGAAGAGGGCGAACTGA
- the der gene encoding ribosome biogenesis GTPase Der codes for MRRLPTLVIVGRPNVGKSTLFNRLAGRRVAVVEDQPGVTRDRLYAEAEFQGRRYRIVDTGGILFGDDDPLVEQIRVQAEVALAEADAVLFVVDSMEGLNPADWDLAKRMRGFSKPVLLVANKTDNQNLEHVAQEFHALGLGDVFPISSIHGSGFEDLLVHVFQLIPDLGKGDTAPEEELRVAIVGRPNVGKSSLLNAYSGEMRAIVSDIPGTTRDAIDTVIEWKGRHVRLIDTAGIRRRGKVQGSVEYYMVLRAQKAMERAEVALLVVDGVEGLTDGDKRVAKTAHEMGKPLVIAVNKWDMREPPDGNLGRNTPIKKDFKNNIFREMPEINYALVRFTSAKESSGLDGVIKAADQAVAASCFRVSTGVLNRLVQDATFDKPLTRKGRPMKVRYVTQPETKPPTFILFCNDPELMHFSYLRYLENQIRKAFPLEGTPVRLVPRPSREKYEDRD; via the coding sequence ATGCGCCGACTGCCGACTCTTGTCATTGTGGGACGCCCCAACGTGGGCAAATCCACACTCTTCAACCGCCTCGCCGGACGGCGGGTCGCGGTGGTCGAGGACCAACCCGGGGTGACACGGGACCGGCTGTACGCCGAAGCGGAGTTTCAGGGCCGCCGGTACCGGATCGTCGACACAGGCGGCATCCTCTTCGGCGACGACGACCCGCTGGTCGAGCAGATCCGGGTGCAGGCGGAGGTGGCCCTGGCCGAAGCCGACGCGGTGCTGTTCGTCGTCGACTCCATGGAGGGCCTGAACCCGGCCGACTGGGACCTGGCCAAGCGGATGCGCGGGTTCAGCAAGCCGGTCCTGCTCGTCGCCAACAAGACGGACAACCAGAACCTGGAGCACGTGGCCCAGGAGTTCCACGCCCTGGGACTCGGCGACGTCTTCCCGATCAGCAGCATCCATGGCAGCGGGTTCGAGGACTTGTTGGTCCACGTCTTCCAACTCATCCCCGACCTTGGGAAGGGTGACACGGCCCCGGAGGAGGAACTCCGGGTCGCCATCGTCGGCCGGCCGAACGTGGGGAAGTCGTCCCTGCTGAACGCCTATTCGGGCGAGATGCGGGCCATCGTCAGCGACATCCCCGGCACGACGCGCGACGCGATCGACACCGTCATCGAGTGGAAGGGCCGGCACGTGCGGCTGATCGACACGGCGGGCATCCGGCGGCGCGGCAAGGTGCAGGGCTCGGTCGAGTACTACATGGTCCTGCGCGCCCAGAAGGCGATGGAGCGGGCCGAGGTGGCGCTCCTCGTGGTGGACGGCGTCGAGGGTCTGACCGACGGCGACAAGCGTGTCGCCAAGACGGCCCACGAGATGGGCAAGCCGCTGGTGATCGCGGTCAACAAATGGGACATGCGCGAGCCCCCCGACGGAAACCTGGGGCGCAACACGCCGATCAAGAAAGACTTTAAGAACAACATCTTCCGCGAGATGCCCGAGATCAATTACGCTCTGGTGCGGTTCACTTCGGCCAAGGAGTCGTCGGGGTTGGACGGCGTCATCAAGGCGGCCGACCAGGCCGTGGCCGCGTCGTGCTTCCGGGTGTCGACGGGGGTCTTGAACCGGCTGGTGCAGGACGCGACGTTCGACAAGCCGCTGACCCGCAAGGGGCGGCCGATGAAGGTGCGGTATGTGACGCAACCCGAGACGAAGCCGCCGACGTTCATCCTCTTCTGCAACGACCCCGAGTTGATGCACTTCTCGTACTTGCGGTACCTGGAGAACCAGATCCGCAAGGCGTTCCCGCTCGAAGGGACGCCGGTGCGGCTGGTCCCGCGGCCGAGTCGGGAGAAGTACGAAGACCGGGATTGA
- a CDS encoding acyloxyacyl hydrolase: protein MSWRQAALASSVLLVSAASAQGRDPSKEHYWFFSAGAGFGQPVLGSEDIRRGGIYTVGLAMPWNGLKLFGHPGQFVAQGYYMFTKGGGFEDIPVNGLHTYGVLASARYHNHWFKGVDTFFEVGWGFCYSDRSTRDLDSLFNSTPTIGIGASWASGDDLVFAQIRWWHMSNGGTDGNNQGLNQIQYIVGVKF from the coding sequence ATGTCTTGGCGTCAGGCGGCCCTAGCCTCGTCGGTGTTGTTGGTCTCGGCCGCTTCGGCCCAGGGCCGCGACCCGAGCAAGGAGCACTACTGGTTCTTCAGTGCCGGTGCCGGCTTCGGCCAGCCAGTGCTGGGTAGCGAGGACATCCGGCGAGGCGGCATCTACACGGTCGGCCTCGCGATGCCCTGGAACGGGCTCAAACTCTTCGGCCATCCGGGTCAGTTTGTGGCCCAGGGCTACTACATGTTCACCAAGGGCGGCGGCTTCGAGGACATCCCCGTCAACGGGTTGCACACCTACGGGGTCCTCGCCAGCGCGCGCTATCACAACCATTGGTTCAAGGGCGTCGACACGTTTTTCGAAGTCGGTTGGGGGTTCTGCTACAGCGACCGGTCGACCCGCGACCTTGACTCGTTGTTCAATTCGACGCCGACCATCGGCATCGGGGCCAGCTGGGCCAGCGGCGACGACCTCGTTTTCGCCCAAATCCGCTGGTGGCACATGTCGAACGGCGGCACCGACGGCAACAACCAGGGTCTGAACCAGATCCAGTACATTGTCGGCGTCAAGTTCTGA
- the tgt gene encoding tRNA guanosine(34) transglycosylase Tgt produces MAVSFELLGVCPVTGARRGRLTTPHGTVETPAFMPVGTQGSVKGVSCEELEAMGYQQVLANTYHLELRPGSDLVERVGGLHRLMGWRGSVLTDSGGYQVMSLSSMRKISDKGVRFKSHLDGTEMFLTPERSIEIQGRLGVDIAMALDECPPYPCTRDEAAQAMARTHRWAPRNLAARREGQAVFGIVQGGVHEDLRRESADFISSQDFDGFAVGGVSVGEPTEMQYPVVALTTPLLPADKPRYLMGVGHPADIIHAVSCGIDLFDCVLPTRMARHHALYTLPGRVNTLNKKWEDHMGPFDEGSVFPPLERYSAAYIRHLFKAGEALGPRLASLHNLWFYARLMQEIRDAISAGTWGQLVERYARA; encoded by the coding sequence ATGGCGGTCTCATTTGAGTTGCTGGGGGTGTGCCCCGTCACCGGGGCGCGCCGCGGCCGGTTGACGACGCCCCACGGCACCGTCGAGACCCCCGCCTTCATGCCCGTCGGCACCCAAGGCAGCGTCAAGGGAGTCAGTTGCGAGGAGTTGGAGGCGATGGGGTACCAGCAGGTCCTGGCCAACACCTACCATCTGGAACTCCGGCCCGGCTCCGACCTGGTCGAGCGTGTCGGCGGCCTGCACCGGCTGATGGGTTGGCGGGGGTCGGTGCTCACCGACTCGGGCGGCTACCAAGTGATGTCCCTCTCCTCGATGCGCAAGATATCGGACAAGGGCGTCCGGTTCAAGTCGCACCTCGACGGGACCGAGATGTTCCTCACGCCCGAGCGCTCGATCGAGATTCAGGGCCGGCTCGGGGTCGACATTGCCATGGCCCTGGACGAGTGCCCTCCTTACCCCTGCACCCGCGACGAGGCCGCCCAAGCGATGGCGCGGACCCACCGGTGGGCACCCCGCAACCTCGCCGCCCGCCGCGAGGGCCAGGCCGTCTTCGGCATCGTCCAGGGTGGCGTCCACGAAGACCTGCGCCGCGAGTCGGCCGACTTCATTTCCTCGCAGGATTTCGACGGCTTCGCCGTCGGAGGGGTCAGCGTCGGCGAACCGACCGAGATGCAGTACCCCGTCGTCGCCCTGACCACGCCCCTCCTCCCCGCCGACAAGCCGCGCTATTTGATGGGCGTCGGCCACCCCGCCGACATCATCCACGCCGTTTCTTGTGGGATCGACCTCTTTGACTGTGTCCTCCCCACCCGGATGGCGCGACATCATGCCCTCTACACCTTGCCAGGCCGCGTGAACACCCTCAACAAGAAGTGGGAGGACCATATGGGGCCGTTCGACGAGGGCTCGGTCTTCCCTCCCCTGGAACGCTACTCGGCGGCCTACATCCGGCACCTCTTCAAGGCTGGGGAGGCCCTTGGCCCGCGGCTGGCGTCGCTGCACAACCTCTGGTTCTATGCCCGGCTGATGCAAGAAATCCGTGACGCGATCAGCGCCGGGACGTGGGGCCAGTTGGTCGAACGTTATGCCCGCGCCTGA
- a CDS encoding MGMT family protein, which yields MANRERLEDLWVMVRAVPAGRVVGYGALGAAVVPPVSGLVVGHWMASCPPDVPWWRVVGAKGNLPVFKRGPEFGVEQRKRLEAEGVVFDQEGLVGRGHFVWPGDLT from the coding sequence GTGGCAAACCGCGAGCGGCTCGAAGACCTCTGGGTGATGGTCCGGGCCGTGCCTGCCGGACGGGTCGTCGGTTACGGCGCCCTCGGCGCGGCGGTGGTGCCCCCGGTGTCCGGATTGGTGGTGGGACATTGGATGGCCTCATGTCCGCCCGACGTGCCTTGGTGGCGGGTGGTGGGGGCGAAGGGGAACCTCCCGGTCTTCAAGCGCGGGCCCGAGTTCGGGGTAGAGCAGCGCAAACGGCTGGAGGCCGAGGGAGTCGTCTTTGACCAGGAAGGACTGGTTGGACGTGGCCACTTCGTCTGGCCCGGCGACCTCACTTGA